Proteins found in one Macaca nemestrina isolate mMacNem1 chromosome 4, mMacNem.hap1, whole genome shotgun sequence genomic segment:
- the LOC105475762 gene encoding homeobox even-skipped homolog protein 1 isoform X1 produces the protein MESRKDMVVFLDEGQLGTLVGKRVSNLSEAVGSPLPEPPEKMVPRGCLSPRAVPPATRERGGGGPKEEPVDGLAGSAAGPGAEPRVAGAAMLGPGPPAPSVDSLSGQGQPSSSDTESDFYEEIEVSCTPDCATGNAEYQHSKGSGSEALVGSPNGGSETSKSNGGGGGGGSQGTLACSASDQMRRYRTAFTREQIARLEKEFYRENYVSRPRRCELAAALNLPETTIKVWFQNRRMKDKRQRLAMTWPHPADPAFYTYMMSHAAAAGGLPYPFPSHLPLPYYSPVGLGAASAASAAAASPFSGPLRPLDTFRVLSQPYPRPELLCAFRHPPLYPGPAHGLGASTGGPCSCLACHSGPANGLAPRAAAASDFTCASTSRSDSFLTFAPSVLSKASSVALDQREEVPLTR, from the exons ATGGAGAGCCGAAAGGACATGGTTGTGTTTCTGGATGAGGGTCAGCTTGGCACTCTGGTTGGCAAGAGGGTCTCCAATTTGTCCGAAGCCGTGGGCAGCCCGCTGCCGGAGCCGCCCGAGAAGATGGTGCCCCGTGGTTGCCTGAGCCCTCGGGCCGTCCCTCCGGCCACCCGGGAGCGCGGCGGGGGAGGCCCGAAGGAGGAGCCGGTAGATGGACTCGCAGGCAGCGCGGCGGGGCCGGGCGCCGAGCCCCGGGTAGCCGGGGCCGCCATGCTTGGCCCGGGACCCCCGGCCCCCTCCGTCGACAGCCTCTCCGGCCAGGGGCAACCCAGTAGCTCGGACACCGAGTCGGATTTCTATGAAGAAATCGAGGTGAGCTGCACCCCGGACTGCGCCACCGGGAACGCCGAGTACCAGCACAGCAAAG GGTCCGGCTCCGAGGCGCTGGTCGGCAGTCCGAACGGAGGGAGCGAGACCTCCAAGAGCAACGGCGGCGGTGGCGGGGGCGGCTCGCAAGGCACCCTGGCGTGCAGCGCCAGTGACCAGATGCGTCGTTACCGCACCGCCTTCACCCGAGAGCAGATTGCACGGCTGGAGAAGGAATTCTACCGGGAGAACTACGTATCCAGGCCGCGGAGATGCGAGCTGGCGGCCGCCCTAAACCTGCCGGAAACCACCATCAAG GTATGGTTCCAGAACCGGCGCATGAAGGACAAGCGGCAGCGCCTGGCCATGACGTGGCCGCACCCGGCGGACCCCGCCTTCTACACTTACATGATGAGCCATgcggcggccgcgggcggcctgcCCTATCCCTTCCCGTCTCACCTGCCCCTGCCCTACTACTCGCCTGTGGGCCTGGGCGCCGCATCTGCtgcctccgccgccgccgcctcgccCTTCAGCGGCCCGCTGCGCCCGCTCGACACGTTCCGCGTGCTGTCGCAGCCCTACCCGCGGCCCGAACTGCTGTGCGCCTTCCGTCACCCGCCGCTCTATCCTGGGCCCGCGCACGGACTGGGCGCCTCGACCGGCGGCCCTTGCTCCTGCCTCGCCTGTCACAGCGGCCCGGCCAACGGGCTGGCACCCCGGGCTGCCGCCGCCTCGGACTTCACCTGTGCCTCCACCTCCCGCTCGGACTCCTTCCTCACCTTCGCGCCCTCGGTACTCAGCAAGGCCTCCTCCGTCGCGCTGGACCAGAGGGAGGAGGTCCCCCTCACTAGATAA
- the LOC105475762 gene encoding homeobox even-skipped homolog protein 1 isoform X2 produces MRRYRTAFTREQIARLEKEFYRENYVSRPRRCELAAALNLPETTIKVWFQNRRMKDKRQRLAMTWPHPADPAFYTYMMSHAAAAGGLPYPFPSHLPLPYYSPVGLGAASAASAAAASPFSGPLRPLDTFRVLSQPYPRPELLCAFRHPPLYPGPAHGLGASTGGPCSCLACHSGPANGLAPRAAAASDFTCASTSRSDSFLTFAPSVLSKASSVALDQREEVPLTR; encoded by the exons ATGCGTCGTTACCGCACCGCCTTCACCCGAGAGCAGATTGCACGGCTGGAGAAGGAATTCTACCGGGAGAACTACGTATCCAGGCCGCGGAGATGCGAGCTGGCGGCCGCCCTAAACCTGCCGGAAACCACCATCAAG GTATGGTTCCAGAACCGGCGCATGAAGGACAAGCGGCAGCGCCTGGCCATGACGTGGCCGCACCCGGCGGACCCCGCCTTCTACACTTACATGATGAGCCATgcggcggccgcgggcggcctgcCCTATCCCTTCCCGTCTCACCTGCCCCTGCCCTACTACTCGCCTGTGGGCCTGGGCGCCGCATCTGCtgcctccgccgccgccgcctcgccCTTCAGCGGCCCGCTGCGCCCGCTCGACACGTTCCGCGTGCTGTCGCAGCCCTACCCGCGGCCCGAACTGCTGTGCGCCTTCCGTCACCCGCCGCTCTATCCTGGGCCCGCGCACGGACTGGGCGCCTCGACCGGCGGCCCTTGCTCCTGCCTCGCCTGTCACAGCGGCCCGGCCAACGGGCTGGCACCCCGGGCTGCCGCCGCCTCGGACTTCACCTGTGCCTCCACCTCCCGCTCGGACTCCTTCCTCACCTTCGCGCCCTCGGTACTCAGCAAGGCCTCCTCCGTCGCGCTGGACCAGAGGGAGGAGGTCCCCCTCACTAGATAA